The Macaca thibetana thibetana isolate TM-01 chromosome 5, ASM2454274v1, whole genome shotgun sequence genomic sequence ATTATTTGCCACTGTAATAACAAccagcattttacttttttttcctaaatttttgtggtaaacataaaatttactgtgtTAACTATttgtaagtgtacagttcaattaATGTTAAGTACTTTCTGCAACCAATTATTGTACAACTAATCTCCAGAACTCTTGTTCATCTTCCAAAACTCTGTAAACTCTGTAACCCTAAACTCCCTTCTCCTTGGTTAGTGGCAATCaccattctttttgtttctgtgaatttgacttcTTATCCCTCataaaagtggaatcatatagtatttatcttttttttggagagaggcTGGCTTATTCACTTAATGTCCTTAGCTTCCCCTCGTGTTTTATCAAGTGTTAGAATTTCCTTCATCAGGGCtttttagtattccatggtgtatatatatacatttttcattcatctgttgatgaacagtTGGGTGGCTTCTACCTTctgactgttgtgaataatgttgcttttAACATGGGGATGCAGCTACCATTTTTTgacattgactttttatttttagatgggcactctggttttttaaaaatgataaaagcaaaACTTGGCAAGCAAACCTGCGGCTGATCTCTAAGTTTGATACTGTTGAAGACTTTTGGGCGTAAGTAaccatttgtttttgtatgttggGTTTTTTATTAGTTGTGTAGTTTATTTTTAAGTCGAATTCACAAAATGAAGTGTGAGGTAAACAGTTAATGAATGTTCGTCTATTTTTTTATCTCCTCACAAAAGTTTGAACTGGTGATTATGCTTTGTTAGTTTTACAAAGCTTCAATCTTGTCATCCCTTAGCCCTGATTATTCTATTTCTTGTCCTGAGATATCCTTAGCTCAAGAATCCTTTATTGCCCTTAGAACTTTTGACAACTAGTTGCAACTTGTTCCTCTCTTGGTTGCCAAGGTAAATTTGCCTCATAACTGGGTATTCCAGTGCATTGTTGGGTTCTCATTTCTGCAAACTGTTTTCAGTGCAACATCTGGAATTTCCTGTACCAGAGATTTTACGATATCAAAGGTTGAAGTGTTCAGAATTCAGAGTTTGTCAAGGGAATGCCAGTATCTATCATGATACTTTATTCATTTCATTATACTTTGATCAACCTCAAGAAGAAtagttgaaatatttttgaaattttgtttctgtatAAGCAGAAAGTTAAGAATTGGGATCATCAACTTTTGCATGAcctcaaaacaaaatttaaggctgggctcagtgactcatgcctgtaatactaatACTTtgtgatgctgaggcaggaagatcacttgcggccaggagttcaagaccagcctggtcaacatgagtCCCTgtttctctataaaataaataaaattaaaaattgtaaagtcggccgggcgcggtggctcacgcctgtaatccctgcactttgggaggctgaggcgggcggatcacgaggtcagtagatcgagaccatcctggctaacacggtgaaaccccgtctctactaaaatacaaaaaattagccgggcgcggtggcgggcgcctgtagtcccagctactccggaggctgaggcaggaaaatggcgcgaacccgggaggcggagcttgcagtgagccgagatggtgccactgcactccagcctgggcgacagagtgaagactccgccaaaaaaaaaaaaaaaaaaaaaaaaatagtaaagtctATTTCAAGAAGTTTTGATTATTGATCCtcttaaaaacaaagttaatCCAGTGTGTCAAATTTACTTGGAGAATGAGTAGGGAGGTACTATGTGAGACCCTGAAAGGCAAAACTTTTTAATAAGTGCTTTAAATTACCTAgcagttatttaaatattctaactTGTACATCTTTTTTTAGGATCATATACATGCTGAATTAGTGATGCTACTCTTATGTTTTAATGTAACTCCCTCAAGATATTCTGCTCATACAAAGGAATAGATTGTGgtataaaatttatacatatatacatacatcttcAACAGCAGAAACATTTTTGTCTGTATTTCCAGTGCTTGACTTCTAATAGgtattttgtattcatttgtgTTGCTGAAAAAAGCAAAGCATACAGTTAAAACTATAAACTTGGAGAGTATTTGAGAACATTCATTTGAGAGTAAACTTTgagagtatttattttttattaaaagcatttattttttattaaaagcatTACACTTAATAGTAACTACATTTAAGGCCTAATAATTTATAAGTGTCTAGTTGTCTAGTTAAACTAGGGTTATTCTTTGCCCATCATCAAAACATCAAGtagtttttcttctctaattGTGTTTATTCAGAACTCTTAAATAACTCTTCTGCACCAAAAAAAGCTCTTCATTCTCCTACAGAGGAAAAGGAAGCCTTGAGCCACGTTCCCCAGTCAGATTTGCATTTATCTAGTTTGTTTGGCTTTTACCAGTTTACGTAATTGTACCAATTAGAACAGTGCCTCCACACTTCAGTTATGTGTAGTCAGTGTCATTGCATAGTAGATTTTTATACCATAATTTAGAGATATGAAggatttttcaattttctgtaaatGCGTGGGCCACTTCCTAATTTCTGGCTTTTCTAGCAAATTTATTACAAATAACCATTGAGTCCCTCTGTATTTATCCAGACTGCATAGTCTTAGGATTCTGTTTAGGTGTGTCATTATAAATTCTCATTATGGACTGACTTGAGAGACCTTTGAGCACCACGAAAGAGAAAGGaggcagcaaaaagaaaaatattttattgaagttcGTTCCCACAATatccatttattttatgaaattagtAGTGCTAATTTTATAGTCACTTAGTATGCAGGCTTTTTTTGTTGCCTAGGGGAGGCTGTCATAGATGATGTAGTTGGGAGTTACCATGAGGTGTAGTGACTCACAAACCTTATGTGATCTTAGGTTGTCTCACCTAAACTATTATTTGTGTGTTATGCTATGGAATTTCATTTAAAGAATGCCAACTTCtgtcttaaatctttttttttttttttttgagatggagtctagctctgtcaccaggctggagtgcaatggggcaatctcggctcactgcaacctccacctcccgggttcaagcgatttttctgcctcagcctcccgagtagctgggattacaggcgcatgccatcacgcccggttaatttttgtatttttagtagagactgggtttcatcatgttggtcaggctggtctggaactcctgaccccgtgatccgcctgccccagcctcccaaagtgctgggattacaggtgtgagccactgcgcccggcccttaaaTCTTTTCCTGAAATATTCCTAGATGGGGTTAATATAGCACCAGGAGAACCAGACTAAGGATAATAGAATCATCCATGGTCTGTAGACACAGCTAAGTTCATTATTTCTGCCATCTAATATTGGAGACAGGCAAAAGATTCTTAAGAGTTGccaattttttaatcaattttgcTGTAAAAGACTACAGGAGATCAAATGGTCTAAGCCTCCTGCCTTCAGGCAAGCAACTAAGTCATTGCAAATGTTATTCTGCTATTTTGATATTTGGGAAATAGTTTAGAAATACAGACTGCAGGGTTCTATCTCATATTTAGGTGATTATAATCCCAAGAGGTAGGGCTTggaactatatttatttatttatttttctaaaatcatttttaaaatgattattatgtTGACTAACCAGTGACAATTTGTGGTGTTTGGGAACCATTGATCTATTTTACTCTTGGATACCCTCGAGGATAATAATCAACTGTTTCAGTCATGCAATCCTGATGGTCAGGAAGTTCatcttttctgttattattttttttatgtttgtgaaAAAACTGTTGATTAACTTCAGAAATTACTTCATCTACTTAAAGCCAccttatacctctcttctcagtttcttatatatatacatttgtatgcACTGAGTTAactaacatataaaatatatttttgtcagAGCAGTCActagaaattttttgaaaattatacctTTCATCTAAAGTTGATTATTTAACTGCTTTTAAGATCTGTTTTGTCCATTTTAGAAATTGACTCCTTAGAAACAAGTAAACATGAacttttatctgtttattttcatcatatgttctaaatgtatatatatgtaagcaCCTGAACTCTATATTACATGTTCTGTGTTTTTAATTGTTACTTTCTTTTACCTAGTCTGTACAACCATATCCAGTTGTCTAGTAATTTAATGCCTGGCTGTGACTACTCACTTTTTAAGGTATGCTTAATTggtgattttatatatttattataggaCTGGGCCATTTGGTATTCATTAAGAAATCTTGCCATAAACTTAGGAGTACTTGATAGTGTGAAGAACAGGCTGATAATTTAATTGGCTGTAGTATGCTTTAGTATCAATATATCTTACtctatttgtttataaaaattgaGAGAGAGTTATTCTGTGGGCACATACTGAGATTGATTTTGATGAGAGCTTTGATTTTCCAGTCTACTCCTTTATATATTTGAGCAGACTAAGTTTATCAAGCATTCTTAACCTTAGGAGCATGGGTCCTTGGAATACTTATTATTGGGCTTTGTCAGGTGGTAGGGGGACGGGACATTCATTAACTGAAACTGCATAgtttttgcatgtattttctaggtatagaaatGTACAGAGCTTCTAAAACATGTTTGCTACTCAGAAAGTTTAAGAACCTTCAAATTAAGTGAAACTCAAGATTTGATAGCTAATAAGTGACAAAGTCAGGACTCTAATTCTGCAATGTCATGCTTCTGGCTTTAAGTCttatgcactttttaaaaactgcatcaATGGCAGTTTTATGGGCAATAAAGTAAGAAGTTGACAGTGTTGTTGCTTACTGTTTTTAATGATTATCTCTCAAAGTCAAGGTAACAATATTGTGTAATACTGTTGTCTTCTAACCCCGTAGGATGGTATTGAGCCTATGTGggaagatgagaaaaacaaacgGGGAGGACGATGGCTAATTACATTGAACAAACAGCAGAGACGAAGTGACCTTGATCGCTTTTGGCTAGAGACAGTAAGGTTTTAAAAGTATAAAGCAGTTTTAGAGGTAGTTTGGGAATACTGAAACTTAAGATATgttatgttttacatttgttaCTTAATTTAAGAGAAGGATGCCCAACACTAGAAAATCAGGGTCAGTAATTGTTTTCATTCTGTCATGTGACTCCTGTTTATAGTACAGTGAAACATCCTACCACATTATAAGTCAGATATTTTAAGTGATTGGCAGTATGACTTTCACCACAATAAGCTCACTGTGGTCATTTCATTAACTTCGAAATTATAGAACCTTACATTTTATATGATTGAAGTTTTTGCAACCCTCTTACAGCATTGCTATATGTAtactaaacttttaaatatttatgtttttagagtaagggtcttgctctgttgcccaggctggagtgcggatatttatttatatggcTTACTTCAGCCtcaccctctgggttcaagtgatcctcccacttcagcctcttaagtagctggaactacaggtgcatgccacaatggccagctaattttctaaattttttcctagaggtgggatcttgctgtgttgcctaggttggtctcaaactcctggcctcaagtgatcctcccattcagcctcccagagtgctggaattacaggtgtgagtcactgtgcctgtcCCACTAAACTTTTTAGATCAGTGAAGCAAACAATGAAATTGTTGTGTACTACCATTCAACCTACATGTTGTGATACTAACTGGAACTTTTGGCTTTACAAGACAAATTAAATATGAGATAATAGGCGTTTTCTGTCGACAGAGGTTCCAAACCCCAAGCTTATAGAAGCGGGGTTTGTAGTCTCTTTTGTATCCCTAGCACTTGAAACCGTGCCTGGTTTATAGTTAGCACTTGTTGAGttaatcactttaaatatttgaataagtgactattgtttttttagagacagggtcttgctctgttgcccaggctagagtgtagtggggccatcatagctcactgtagcctcctgggttcaagcaatcatcctgccttaacctctcaagtagctgtgactacaggtgcatgccagcacacacagctaatgaatgaatgactttttaagaagaaaattctgtttttgaGGGCGAAGATCATCAGCAAATATCATTTTGGAATTccacattaaaaagtcaggatatttccatttttcagttaaaaaaatgttctggagatggatggtagtagtgatggttgtacaacaatgttgAATGTACTTAacgccactgaactgtacacttaaaagtggttaaaatggtaaattttatgttatttgtgttttaccacaattaaGAAACCCATTAGGGCtgggctcacacctgaaatctcaacacttcaggaggccaaggcaggcatttcacttaaactcaggagttcaagaccaacttgggcaacgtggcaaaaccctgtctctacaaaaaatacaaaaatttactgggTATGGTGACATGTCCCTGTGTGTGtgcccagctactcaagaggctgaggtgggaggatcatttgagcccaggaggttgaggctgcagtgagctgtgatggtcccattgcactccagccagggtaacagagcaagacgctgtctcaaaaaacaacaacaaaaaaccaaaccattaacaaatactcagaaaaaataagaacaagaagAAATTAACCATGAATAGCTATTTTtgttattctattaatatttgtttgCTCGTAAATATAAGCAGCAGCAGAGcaaatgaatattaataaaatcagCTTTTATGTCTGCCACGATATTAACTGCCAAATTTGCTGAAAAAGGTGAAGACAACTGTTAATGATTTgatagtaaataaatgaatgagtatttAAGAGTCAGGATAGAtctatatatgcaaataaaatttacacatttaaaaaattaactagatttaaaaattgtctttagtTATCTACGCGAATATAGAAGAGAAATTTGCAGTGTAATAAGCTTGTTTATAATCTATTAAACGTAATTTGGGATTTTCTTTTAAGCTGCTGTGCCTTATTGGAGAATCTTTTGATGACTACAGTGATGATGTATGTGGCGCTGTTGTTAATGTTAGAGCTAAAGGTGATAAGATAGCAATATGGACTACTGAATGTGAAAACAGAGAAGCTGTTACACATATAGGGTAAGTTTTGCTCTTTGCATACTTATTTTACAATATTAGGATGGCTAAAACCAGAAGTTTATTTGTAGCTTTAGAAATACTTTGTTTGTAGATCCTGTTTTCCTTGTATTGTTTTCGGGaacacttttataattttgaacGGCTCAATTGGTGCACAACGTCTTGTTCATATATAtctaatctatatatatatatatatctaatctATATAGATAGATCTAGATCTATATAGATATCGATATAgatgttttggagggttttttcacagctgtttatatatttagagacacagtctcactctgttgtccagggtgtagtacagtggcataatctaggctcactgcaaccgctgactcccgggttcaagtgattcttatgtctcagcctcccaagtagctgagaatacaggcgcgtgccaccatgctcaggtaatttttgtatttttagtagagaccaggttttgccatgttggccaggctggtcttttaactcttggcctcaagtgatccatccacctcggcctcccaaagtgctggcattacaggcatgggccattgcgcctggcctcgttcatgttttttatttctgtaaaattgctTTTTCTTAGCAGTGAAGTATATAACCACTAGAACACTCTGCTTTGGCATGtagcattttttattcattcacaaatgAGAATGTATTATTTCCTACTTTGAAAGTGCTGTTTGAAAAAAAGTACTACTTTGAAAAGAGCTAATGTATGCTCATAATAAATAATTCAGTGATTATTGGCAAATAGTGTATGTGTATTTAAAGCATGTGTGTTTACTacatataattttcattaaaatttaacataCTTTGGCTTTTGTTCGATGTTTAAAACCCACATGTAGTGTtttattaaacctttttttgtaaattttattctttgcaaaaatggctttttttttttttttttttttgaagcagggtctcactgtgttatttaggcaagagtgcagtggtgcagtcacggctcactgcagcctcaacctcctgggctcaggtgatcctcccacctcagccacccaattAGCTGGAACTCAGGTGTgtacaaccacacctggctattctcttgtattttttgtagagaagaggttttgccatgttgccgagactggttgtgaactcctggacttgatcaaaccacctcagcctttcaaagtgctgagattacaggcatgagccaccatgctaaaCCAGCTGGCATTTCTAACTAGGATTTCTTTTTACCTCAATTATATTAGTAATATTTgacgctgggcgcggtggctcatacctgtaatcccagcactttgggaggccaaggcaggcagatcacgagatcgggagatcgagaccatcctggctaatacggtgaaaccccatctctactgaaaatacaaa encodes the following:
- the EIF4E gene encoding eukaryotic translation initiation factor 4E isoform X1, which encodes MATVEPETTPTPNPPTTEEEKTESNQEVANPEHYIKHPLQNRWALWFFKNDKSKTWQANLRLISKFDTVEDFWALYNHIQLSSNLMPGCDYSLFKDGIEPMWEDEKNKRGGRWLITLNKQQRRSDLDRFWLETLLCLIGESFDDYSDDVCGAVVNVRAKGDKIAIWTTECENREAVTHIGRVYKERLGLPPKIVIGYQSHADTATKSGSTTKNRFVV
- the EIF4E gene encoding eukaryotic translation initiation factor 4E isoform X2 — translated: MKKKQNNKKKRKKMKAKDGENYAIKKQAEILQESQETTPTPNPPTTEEEKTESNQEVANPEHYIKHPLQNRWALWFFKNDKSKTWQANLRLISKFDTVEDFWALYNHIQLSSNLMPGCDYSLFKDGIEPMWEDEKNKRGGRWLITLNKQQRRSDLDRFWLETLLCLIGESFDDYSDDVCGAVVNVRAKGDKIAIWTTECENREAVTHIGRVYKERLGLPPKIVIGYQSHADTATKSGSTTKNRFVV
- the EIF4E gene encoding eukaryotic translation initiation factor 4E isoform X3 — encoded protein: MAELGFQHGERGSRGCDLKQCISYSDDKLETTPTPNPPTTEEEKTESNQEVANPEHYIKHPLQNRWALWFFKNDKSKTWQANLRLISKFDTVEDFWALYNHIQLSSNLMPGCDYSLFKDGIEPMWEDEKNKRGGRWLITLNKQQRRSDLDRFWLETLLCLIGESFDDYSDDVCGAVVNVRAKGDKIAIWTTECENREAVTHIGRVYKERLGLPPKIVIGYQSHADTATKSGSTTKNRFVV